AATTTGGTTGAGTTTATAGGAGGAACAGAGGACTATTTATATGCCATTAGGCGCTCTATAACCCCAGCGGCAAGTAACCGCCGGACACAATTACGTTGCCATGGCTACTCAGACGCAGGAAACATATGCTTACGTGATTTTGCAcctgggaaaaaaaatcattatttttttacGCGTTCAACATGAGCTCAGACAACCTTCCGTGGGTGGAAAAGTACCGCCCAGcgaagctggacgacgtgTATGGCCAGAAAGATGTTGTGCAGACGGTGCGCAAGTTTGCGAAGGAAGGGCGGATTCCCCACCTGCTGTTCTACGGTCCTCCCGGTACAGGCAAAACGTCCACCATCATCGCATTGGCCCGCGAGCTGTACGGGAAAAACTACAGAAACATGGTTCTCGAGCTAAATGCGTCGGACGACCGAGGAATCGACGTGGTGCGCGACCAGATCAAGAACTTTGCCAGCACTAGACAGATTTTCAACAGCGGATTCAAGCTGAtcattctggacgaggccgacgCGATGTCGAACGCGGCGCAGAATGCTCTGCGGCGGGTTATTGAGAAGTACACCAAGAACACGCGGTTCTGCATTCTAGCGAATTACTCGCACAAATTGAACCCTGCTCTTCTTTCACGGTGCACGCGGTTCAGGTTCTCGCCGCTGGCCGATTCGGCGCTACAGGACCGTGTGGACTACGTTATCAAGGCTGAAGGCCTGAAAATTGCTTCCGATGCGCGCCAGAGCCTTCTGGAGCTGAGCGAAGGCGACATGAGACGGGCACTCAACGTTTTGCAAGCGTGTGCTACCGCGGTCGAATCTGGCGAAGAGATCACCCAGGACATGGTGTACGAGTGTGTGGGTGCTCCGAGACCGCAGTCTGTGATGACGGTGCTTGATGCGATCATGTCGAACGACTGGACGGACGCCTATGCCACGATGACCAAAATCCGCAAGACAGAGGGGCTTGCTTTGGTGGACCTGATGAGCGGCTTTGTGAGCGTGCTGGACAAGTACGAGCTCAAACCAAGGACGCGGATGGCTGTTTTGCAGGGCTTGGGTGACATTGAGTACAGCATAAGCAAGGGTGGCAGCGATAAGATTCAGTGCACAGCCGTGATTGGTGTGATAAAAAATGCATTGGAAAATGAGAATtagtggaaaaaaaaaaagataagAAATAGCCTAGATGAAAGAACGGATTGTTGTGATTGGAGCGGGCGTTATTGGGCTGACGACGGCGTTGGAGCTTTCTCGGCGCGGGTATTTGGTTTCCATAgtggccaaggagctgcCTGGAGACGAGGCCAGGTTCTACACGAGTCCGTACGCGGGGGCGTTTTTCTACCACCTGGACTCGCTGGCCAGCAAAGGCTGGCTGGCGCAATTGCAGGACATTGCGTCGTACTACGAGTTTCTGCGTGTTGCCCAGGAGCCCGGCTCCGGCGTTGCTGAACGCGTGGCCGAGGTGTACGTGCCGCGGATATCGATGATGGAGACAGGCTACGACGGGCCGTGGTTCAAAGACGTGGTGAGAAATTACGAGGTGATTGATCCCAGAGAGTATCCGGCGGGCGCGGCCGGTGACGACATTGTTTTTGCGTTCAGATACACGGGATTCACCATCAATCCGGTGCAGTATCTGCATTATTTGCTGTATCGGTGTGCTCAGAGCGGTATTAACTATGTCAGACGTACGGTGGGCAgtctggaggaggccaagacgCTGTTTCTTGACGGGGACGATTTTGTCGAGGCCGATTTAGTGGTTAATTGCGCAGGGATCCACGGTTTTGACCTCAACACCAAGGATAAGGAGAACCGGCTCCCTGTCAAGGGCCagacgctgctggtggagaacgTGGCACGCAAGCTGATAATTGTTGAGGCAATGGATGCGGCGCATGCTACAGAGTCGCTTTATGTTGTTCCGCGGGCCGGCTACGGGACACTGTTGACAGGGACGTATCTGTACCACGATGATTCGGTGGATGTCGATGCGGGATTGACCCAGCGAATAAAGGAAAGAGCACTAAGATATGCGCCGGAACTTGTGGACTCGGACTTTATGAAAAACCCTGGTCAATTGGTTGAAGTGCGCCAGTTTGTTGGGATCCGGCCGGGCAGAGAGGGCGGAGTCAACGTTTCGCGAGACGGCTGGCGGATCCACAACTACGGCTCGGCGCACTCCGGCTATCAGAACTCCTACGGGCTGGCCAATCGGGTTGCCCGTTTGGTGCAGGAGCGGGCACTGAAAAGCAGGTTGTAAGGAAGATAAATGCTAGATACTCAAGTCAGATACTGTCGTTGAAAATAGTCGGATTATTAGCTTTTCTAGTCTGCGACTGGTCACGATGGCTTTATTGAGGAAAATGCGATTTACGGCAATCTAGAATGAAAATGTCTCTAATAGCTAGATATGCTGGACATGCAGTCATGGCTGTACGCTCTGAGTAACAGATTACATCAATGGAATAATCGTTTGACATGTTTCGTCCCCGTccacgtcgatcgactcgacTGGCGCACGTGCCCCAGATATTGTTCGCCGCAGGACGACATAATTATAGCCCCGTGCGAAATTTCCATGCTCGTGCGGCTTAACACGTGGGGTGGGTGGTCACAAGACCATCCACGTCGAGAGGCCGCTCTCCCAGCGTAGCCAATCTGTCTACACCTCCAGCTCCGTAGTCCACTTCCTCGTAGCACGTGTATCGTCTTCTCCGGTCTCAATTGTACGTTCTGTGCCCTATAAAATTGCCAGCTTCGTCCTCTCTGGCCGTTTAGTTGGTCCATGCATACAACGCTAATTAATTTGCCTCCATCACAAATATTCTTACTACAATTCGTTTCCGACAAACATGGACGCCAACAGTTCTGGTCGAAGCACcgactccagcacctcgGCCGCTGAAACAGCCATCCTGCCCCCACCACCAATATTCAAGCCAACGTTTGTCCAGATGCAAAgaagcagctcctcgtGCAACATCTCGCCAACAGGGTCTGCTAGCACGTCTCCAAAGATGGGCAGTTCCAGCAACTCCAGCTACCTGACGTCGTCGTTTGTTTCGAACGATGAATACAAGAACCGGCTGATTCGCCAATCGCCGTCGATCTCGCCTATGATGTACGCTATCGACGTCCCGTCGCCAGGACCAACCAGCCCGGcgcagagcagcagcagaaaacGGCGCAAGTCCTCGGTGACCAGCAAAGAGGACATGgagcgcaagaagaaagagctgaagaacCAGCATTCGATAATCGAGAAGAAGCGGCGCATCAAGATGAACAGGGAGTTCGAGGCACTCAAGTTCCTGGTGCCTGCGTGTCGACTCAACATTCTGAGTGGtctcaacgagaacaacTTCGACAACTCAAACATGATGCACAAGCTAACGATTTTGCAGAGCACGGTGGAATACATCAAATATCTTCATCTTGTGGTcaagctgttgaagctTCAGATGCTCACGCCAGCAAGCACGCGCTCGTACTTCCAAAAATGGCTTGCGAAAAACGACAACCTCAAGTTCGTGGACTTCGATCTCGACCTGCAGTCTTATAGAAAGATAGACAACGACTTCAGCTTCGAGGACGCGTTTATGCGGGTATGGAGAAACAACGGTGATATGCCGTTTGAGGACCTCGACGCGGTTTCAAGGGAGATAGAAAATCTGCTCACTCAGGACAGTGACGGCAACGAAGCTCCGGCCGATTTGCCAGACATAAGAAATTTATCAGATCAGCTACCGACACAGCTGCCCAGCCCAATTATTACTCCCGACATCAGCCGCAATTCCAGACTGCCTTCGTCCGTTCGGCATTTttcctcgatctcgacaTCAGAACGTAGCCAAGTCTCGTCGAACACTAAATTCAAGCTACCGTTGCCAGCAATCGTGGACGAGAAGGTGGCTAATATGGCAAGGACTGGGGACGAGATGGGAGAGATAAATGCATCGAAAGTGTTGATGCTTTTGAAGAGCGATGAAAAACGAACAAGTATTGAGAGTTTACTGAATTAAAGCTAGGAATTTAATAGTGCGTGAAATTAAATAATGGAATTAAATTATTGTGGTTTGAGTATATGAGTGAAGgctgcttttggaaaagcttTTCATCGTGCAGTACCAAAGTGGTTTTATAGCGAGGTCTCTGTCTGATTACCTGCAATTGATCGCTAGCCATTTTGTTATGTCTCGATCAGATAGTGCAGACCCGCCAAGAACACAACAATTGGTTGCGTGGTCTAGTTGGTTATGGCATCTGCTTAACACGCAGAGGGTCCCCAGTTCGATCCTGGGCGCGATCATTTTTAGCTGTTCAGGCGCTTTTTCTGTGAACACATTGGCGGAGACCATCAAAATCTGTCATCCAATCGGTTGCGTGGTCTAGTTGGTTATGGCATCTGCTTAACACGCAGAGGGTCCCCAGTTCGATCCTGGGCGCGATCATATTTTTAGCTTTTTTTATTAGCTCTTTGTTCAGTTCGCGGAGCCAGAATTCACACCAGTAGCATAATGGTTTGGGTAGCCCAAGCAAAGATGGGTGTTTGGCGACTGTAATCTTAACTTTTAACCGTATCCATGGAACTCATTTGCCGGAAGCACAGTTATATCCCATTTATCACAGAATAACCCATCAAATAATGAAATCTATCACTCATTACATCCTATTATACATTTATTAGTCTTTGTGAGGCAGCGCAGCAATTCCAAAACCGCGTTTCTCAAAGCCAACCGGCTTTCTGAACGCACCTGGTTTGCGCAGTCCGCCCACAGAATCTGAGGCAGGGGTCTTTGACACAATCGACCGCACAGTAGGGGTGCCGGGCTTGGGCTCTGCTGACGGCCGCTGGTAATGCGGGGCCCGCGGCTGGTGCGACGCTGTTGCCGGGCGCACGTGCGAGGGCTCGTGGTGTTCTGCAGTAGGTCTGGCGAATTTGGATAAATGGTCTGGCAGATTGATGAGATCCGGGTCTATTTTCACTTTTTTCGTGTCCCCATGCTGTTTGGGCTCGGCGGCGTGTTTTGGTGCTGGATCCATAACTTTGAAACTGAGCGTTCCCGACTGGGAAGCGGGCCCGTTGAGCTGGTTATTGAGCGAATTAACCAGAGAGCTCACTATTGACGGCACAAGATTCTCGCTGAGCGACTTGTTGGAAACAACGTACGCGGCAGCCAATGAGGTGGCCAGCACAGAGACGGTGGCTAGCTTGTCGTCGCTCGGCATGGCTCCACAGAGAGCCTGGTATAAGGCGTGGATATTGGCGGACACCTGGGGATCGGCAAGGAGAGCGGCCACAGACTCGGAACGGTGATCAAGGTCGTTGGAGTGGACAAGAGGCGCGTCGGAAccgtttttctcgagcCGTTTCCGCTTGCGAcgctcaaactcctctgcTAtccattttttcttgatttcttcgTCTCCCGGGTTGGTGAAGATCTGGCCGGCTCGCTTGATGACGCGCGCGCGCAAATCGTTGTCTCTATTCCGCTCGATATTTATAACTCGCCATCTCTTCTTGCGTTCTCTATTTTCGATCCGGATACGCTCTTTGTCGTCGAGCTTGGGCGATTCCTGCTTGTCGCTGTTGTTTGGAGCGGTCTTGGTGAGCGATTGGCTGCTGCGCAAAGTGTCAACTGCCGAAGACACGCCGGCACGGATCGACTCGAGCTGCGGTGGCGATATTTGCTCTGCGATCTGTAGGGTGTCGAGATTGGCAAGATTAAGACTCGAGAGAATGGTGCGTAGAAACGAGCCTTCCGATTTTTTCGCGTACGACTGGGGCGGCGGCGAGGTCTGGGACGGCGTGCGCGAGATCTGCTTTGCGTAGTCGTGTAGCATTTTCTCGCGCTGTGCGGCCAGCGGGTCGGCAACCGATTGGGACTTATCGTCTGGCCGCTggaatttctggaactgctccagaacaGACGCCTTGTCGCCGCTCTTCACAGGGCCAGGAATCGACGTCGGCGGCGTCGGCACCGTAAACTGTAGGACGCTCGCGGGCAGCGGCTCCGCAGCGCTCTTCTGCGTTTGctgcttctcctgctccagccgcTGCCGCAGCTCGCGGTCGCGCTGTTGCTGCGCCAGCAGAGCCCgtgcctgctgctgcaaccgctgctgcacagccagGTTGATCTGGCTGCGCTTGCTTTTGGCCgtctgtttcttcttgagcttttcggCCGGCTCTGCGTCGTTCAGCGACGAAATCAAATGCTCTGGGTTCTCCATCGCCATCTCCATCGCCTTCTCCATCATTTTGGTCCATTGGAACTGTTCCAGGTCTGTCTCTGTGTGTTTTTTGGCCGCATTTTTGTCCGGGAACAAGTTCGTGTCTACCACGGTCTGCACCATCTCGGCGAGGGCCGACTCGAGCTCCGGCTCGTTCGAGTCCAGCGGCAGCCCGAGCGATTCTAGCGACTCGAGCGGCGCCAGAGCCTCGACGCCGGAGTCTGCGTGCTCGGCGGGCTTGACGTGGTCAATTGCCTCGGCAATGGCCTGTgtgagctcgtcgtccggcTTACCGTCGTCTGCGGACTCGTCGAGGGCCTGAATCGCACTGTTGATCTCGGTGAATAACTGTTTGTCCTTGTCTGCGTGCAGGGCGTCCTCAATGGCCTGGCGCAGCTGGTTATCGTCAAAAATCTCATTTTCATCGAAGTGATACGCGTCGCCCGGCTTGTTTTCGGAGGGCGGGATGCTGTCGGGCATCCTGGTTATCTAATCAAGAAATCCGGGGTAATATTTCACAAAACACAGTCACACAAGACAGgttcaaaaaataaaaaagtATAGAAAATTTTCGTCTACGGCAACACGCGgcgacgcgtcgatgtGTCAGGAATCAATTTACCATTCTTATTTATTCACCTAAGCATTATAAGTGGAGGCAGAAACGTTACCACCCTTACCGGTCCAGTTGATGTGGATGTAGTCGCCAACCTTTCTGTCCTCGGTGGCGTACTCCGGCAGGATCTTGAAGGTGTGTGCTCCAAAGTAGTCTCTCTGGGCCTGCAGCAGGTTAGCTGGCAGCTGCTTGGATCTGTAGCCGTCGTAGAAGGACAGGGCGGTCGAGAAGGCCGGCGTAGGAACACCGGCCTCGATGGCAACGCCAAGCGTCTTTCTCCATCCGGACTGggccttggcaatggcctTGTTGAAGAATGGGTGGAACAGCAGGTTCTCCAGGTCTGGGTTCTCTCTGTAGGCAGCGGTGATCTCTGCCAGGAAAACCGATCTGATGATGCATCCTCCTCTCCACATCAGAGCGATGGATGGGAAGTTGAGCTTCCAGTTGTATTCCTTAGCGGCCTCTCTGATCAGCATGAATCCTTGGGCGTACGAGATGATCTTGGAGGCGTACAGGGCCTGCTCGAGGTCGTCGATAAAGGCCTGCTTGTCAGTGATCTTTGGAGTGCTGGAAGGGCCGGCCAACAGGGTGCTTGCTCTACCTCTTTCCTCCTTCAAGGCAGACAGACATCTGGCAAACACGGCCTCGCCAATCAGGGTGACTGGCATGCCTAGGTCCAAGGCGTTGATGGCAGTCCACTTTCCGGTACCCTTTTGGCCGGCAgagtccaagatcttctcGACCAATGGGGTGCCGTCGGTGTCGTTGTAGGCAAGAATGTCTCTGGTGATCTCGATCAGGAACGAGTCCAGAACGCCCTTGTTCCACTTGGCAAACACGTCGGAGATCTCCTTGTCGCTGAATCCGCCGACTCTCTTCATCAGGTCGTAAGCTTCGCAAATCAGCTGCATGTCTCCGTACTCGATACCGTTGTGGACCATCTTGACGTAATGGCCGGCTCCGGCGTCTCCAACCCAGTCGCAACATGGCTCGCCGTCGCTCTTGGCGGCAATCGACTGGaagatctccttgatgtgTGGCCAAGCCTCTGGGGCTCCTCCCGGCATCAGGGAAGGACCGTAACGAGCGCCTTCCTCTCCTCCGGAGACTCCAGAACCAACAAAGTAGATGcccttctccttcagctcgGCGTATCTTCTGTTGGTGTCTGGGAAGTGCGAGTTACCACCGTCAATGATGATGTCTCCCTTCTCCATGTGAGGCAGCAATTGGTTGATGAAATTGTCGACAGCATCGCCGGCCTTCACGAGCAAAATGACTCTTCTAGGtctcttgagcttggcaCACAGCTCCTCCACTGAGTGGGCGCCCAGAATTGACTTGcccttggcctcgttggCCAGGAAGTGATCCACCTTCGACACGGTTCTGTTGTAGGCAACAACAGTGAATCCGTGGTCTGCAGCATTGAGGATCAAGTTTTGGCCCATGACAGCCAGTCCGATCAGTCCGATATCACCTCTGGTGGTTAGAGCCGGGCAGTTTGCGTACTTACTGAGCTTCAGTCATATTTGCGTTGATTATTTAAACGTTAAGTTTTTAAAAAACTCCGTCACTCTCCAtttatatttatttgtttgGGCCAGCAAGTTGGACATTTCGGCCAGGCCACCGCGCAAAATGGCCGCTGAAAGTCCCCCTGCGGGATAAAAATTCTGGCGGACTATGCCGGAGTTTGTCAGCACTAGCCACGACGGAGTACTCATGTCCAGCAGAGACGGTGCAGGGATGTGGGCATGTCAATTTTACACCCTGCTGTAATCTCCGTGGACTAAGCATGCAACAGCTGGAATGCGCGGTCGAGACGGCCGAGGTGGACCACGATGGCTGCGTGTTCCCCACCTTTCTGCACAAGCATAGCGGCGAGTACAAAGGCCGCATTGTTTTCATCCACGGCTACAGAGACATATATGAGCTATTTTTTGGGCTCTTCAACATATTGACCGCCAACGGTTACGACGTACATTTCCACTACCAGCGCGGCGAGGGCACATCGCGGCCGGCTAGCAATGTGCAATCCAGCAACGACGACTCGCGCGTCTACAAGGATATGGACTTTTTCATCAAACGGAATCTGGAATCCGACGAAAAGGTGATTCTGATGGGTCATTCGATGGGCGGCGGGCTGATTCTGAACTACAGCGCGTTCGGCACGTACCGCGACCGGCTGCTGATGACGGTCGCGTGCTCGCCGCTGATAGAGCTCTCGCCGGAAACAGCGGTGCCCAAGCACCACGAATGGGCGATCCGCGCGCTGTGCTGGGCCGTTCCTCCTGCTCGGTACGTGCGAATCAAGACCCCACTTAAGGTGGAGTACGTCTCGTCGTTGCCCGAGGTGCAACAGTTTATCCAAAGCAGGACGCCGCCGGTCAGGCTGACAGCCACGGCGATCGAGGCACGCGACTTCGTGTTGCGCGGGAAAAGACTGCTCCAGCCAGAACTGTACACTAGCTACAACAGGGACCTGCCAATTGCCATTCTGCACGGCAACGCCGACCACATCAACGACTGCCGAGCAAGCAAGACCTTCATTGACAACCTACAGAGCGCCGGGTGCACCCACGCAAGCTACACGGAGCTCGACGGCGCCGCGCACAACCTCGCTGTCGAGCCGTGCAGCGACATTTTTTTccgccagctgctgaaTATTCTCGACGCCAACCGACGCACGGGTCAATAAAAGATTTTTCTAGATTTATCGTGGTATATAATCTCAGCACCCAAGCAGCTCTCGCCATGACCACCATACACAACCCAAACAACTGGCACTGGGTCGACAAGAACTGTCTCGGCTGGGCCAATGAGTACTTCCAGGAGCGGCTGCCAAAGGTGCGCGTTGCAAGCGACAACCACACGCTTTCTGTCAGCAGTGTCAAGCCTGTGGCCGGAGACTGCGATGTGACCCAGCGTAAGGGCAAAGTGCGTTGCATCTTCGACTTGCAAGTGGAGTttgtcgtccagatcgaccaAGACGGCTCTGTTTCCGAACACACGGTACGTCTCGTGGAGTTCGAGCACGACCAGCAGAACTTCGAGTTCG
The sequence above is a segment of the Ogataea parapolymorpha DL-1 chromosome I, whole genome shotgun sequence genome. Coding sequences within it:
- a CDS encoding 6-phosphogluconate dehydrogenase, decarboxylating 1, whose translation is MTEAQGDIGLIGLAVMGQNLILNAADHGFTVVAYNRTVSKVDHFLANEAKGKSILGAHSVEELCAKLKRPRRVILLVKAGDAVDNFINQLLPHMEKGDIIIDGGNSHFPDTNRRYAELKEKGIYFVGSGVSGGEEGARYGPSLMPGGAPEAWPHIKEIFQSIAAKSDGEPCCDWVGDAGAGHYVKMVHNGIEYGDMQLICEAYDLMKRVGGFSDKEISDVFAKWNKGVLDSFLIEITRDILAYNDTDGTPLVEKILDSAGQKGTGKWTAINALDLGMPVTLIGEAVFARCLSALKEERGRASTLLAGPSSTPKITDKQAFIDDLEQALYASKIISYAQGFMLIREAAKEYNWKLNFPSIALMWRGGCIIRSVFLAEITAAYRENPDLENLLFHPFFNKAIAKAQSGWRKTLGVAIEAGVPTPAFSTALSFYDGYRSKQLPANLLQAQRDYFGAHTFKILPEYATEDRKVGDYIHINWTGKGGNVSASTYNA
- a CDS encoding Replication factor C subunit 3: MSSDNLPWVEKYRPAKLDDVYGQKDVVQTVRKFAKEGRIPHLLFYGPPGTGKTSTIIALARELYGKNYRNMVLELNASDDRGIDVVRDQIKNFASTRQIFNSGFKLIILDEADAMSNAAQNALRRVIEKYTKNTRFCILANYSHKLNPALLSRCTRFRFSPLADSALQDRVDYVIKAEGLKIASDARQSLLELSEGDMRRALNVLQACATAVESGEEITQDMVYECVGAPRPQSVMTVLDAIMSNDWTDAYATMTKIRKTEGLALVDLMSGFVSVLDKYELKPRTRMAVLQGLGDIEYSISKGGSDKIQCTAVIGVIKNALENEN